ACGGCGGCCGACGCGGTCATCCTGGGAACGCCGACCTACGTCGCCGACCTGACGCCCGAGGTCAAGGCGATCATCGACCGTGGTACGCTCGTCTCCGGCGCGAACGGGGGCCTCCTGAAGCGCAAGCTCGGCGCCGCCGTCGTCGCGGTGCGCCGCGCGGGGAGCATCCACGCGTTCGACTCGATCAACCACTTCTTCACGATCAACCAGATGATCATTCCCGGATCGAGCTACTGGAACCTCGGCATCGGCCGCGAGAAGGGCGAGGTCACCGGGGACGACGAGGGCGTCCGGACGATGAAGACGCTCGGAGAGAACATCGCCTGGCTCCTCGAAAGGATTGTCGATCACCCGGGGAGCTGATCGTTCCGGACATGCAAGGGAGGCTGTGTGAGGAGGATCGGGTGCTTCATGGCCGTCGCGCTGCTGTTGCTTTCCCTCTTCGGCTGCGGAGAGGTCAGGGAGGCCGTCGAGCTCCAGCGGGCGCTCGTCGAGGAGTTCGGGACCGAGGACATCACCGTCAGTTTCTCTGCCGAGAACATCCTCAAAGTCAGTTTCGACGACTGGGCGGCCGACAGGAAGGACGAGCAGGCCGCGGTGGCGCGGCAGGCCGCCGAGTTCGTGCGTGACAACTACGAGGGGTACCCGGACCTCTCAGCGGTCGAGGTCGCGTTCGGCTGGACGCAGGCCGGCATCACGACGACCGGGGAACCGTACCGGTTCACGCCCGAGGAGCTGAGCCGCCCGGCGCCTGAGACCATGGGTGACACGACCGGAGGGAGTGAGCCGACGGCCGAGATGAGCTGACATCGATCGAGCAACGGTCCCGTGTCGATTCAGGAAGGAGTCCTCGAGGTGAGTTCCTCCGTACGCGTGCGATTCGCACCCAGCCCGACCGGCCACCTCCATGTCGGAGGGGCGAGGACGGCCCTCATGAACTGGCTGTTCGCGAAGCATGAGGGCGGCTCGTTCGTCCTGAGGATCGAGGATACCGACATCGCCCGGTCGACGGCCGAGTCGGAGAGCGCCGTGCTCGAGGACCTCCGCTGGCTGGGGCTCCTCTGGGACGAGGGCCCGGACGTCGGCGGGTCCCGCGGGCCCTACCGGCAATCGGAACGCACCGACATCTACCGCGAGCGCGCGGAGCGGCTCGTCGAGGAGGGGAAGGCGTTCCGCTGCTACTGCACGGACGACGAGCTCGAGGAGAAGCGGCAGGAGGCGCTCGAGGAGGGGCGGCACCCGCACTACG
This genomic window from Candidatus Effluviviaceae Genus V sp. contains:
- a CDS encoding flavodoxin family protein, yielding MKALAVSGSPRTNGNTTTLIRMVTDELESHGVETELVQLAGRKVAGCIACYRCFSQKNGRCAVTDDAFNEIFEKMTAADAVILGTPTYVADLTPEVKAIIDRGTLVSGANGGLLKRKLGAAVVAVRRAGSIHAFDSINHFFTINQMIIPGSSYWNLGIGREKGEVTGDDEGVRTMKTLGENIAWLLERIVDHPGS